In Brienomyrus brachyistius isolate T26 chromosome 19, BBRACH_0.4, whole genome shotgun sequence, one DNA window encodes the following:
- the LOC125715100 gene encoding uncharacterized protein LOC125715100, whose translation MSGVCLKEMEHMPQGREREPVLAPEVKPLQSGACFLSRLWDNSDDEEEELVLIPGVNPPTEDELPPLALHQYCPKGLSNRGGIRAGGEAIPRVPRFPRRTATVPPLPDGPVPPVEQRSSPQGSRKDSSRSPPGRDRTSSSTSRRTCRSYFVLDELLTPCRRRRFRHPYNPLLCSLLLRSRHFLYPRTRLPSRRNDRRLRSRLRWQLRPLSPGRPLRCLPAEAPPLQPPAAAPGQAPPLQPPAAAPGQAPPLQPAPVPDRVPVPDRAPAPAEAPPLQPPAAAPGQAPPLQPPAAAPGQAPPLQPPPVPDRAPVPDRAPVPAEALPLQPPAAAPGQAPPLQSPAAPVSAPVPDRAAAAPEAPPVTVSPSPRRTRPQPGVMSVSRKGRGHRRRAGVPPALPPGSPCLACAGARLAPAGPGPPGRLSPAGPSPVPRRPASLPSPGPGRSPGGSPTAAPRSPAGPLPPALPRTSPPAAAP comes from the exons ATGAGCGGTGTTTGCCTTAAGGAAATGGAGCACATGCCCCAG GGTAGAGAGCGAGAGCCGGTCCTAGCCCCAGAGGTCAAGCCGCTCCAGTCCGgagcttgtttcctgtcccggcTCTGGGATAATAGCgacgatgaagaggaggagctcgtcctaATTCCGGGCGTTAATCCGCCTACGGAGGATGAGCTGCCACCCCTCGCACTGCACCAGTACTGCCCCAAGGGACTGAGTAATCGGGGCGGTATCCGCGCAGGTGGAGAGGCGATCCCGCGAGTACCCCGCTTCCCAAGGAGGACAGCGACCGTGCCTCCGCTGCCCGACGGGCCAGTCCCTCCTGTCGAG CAACGCTCCTCACCGCAAGGCTCCAGAAAGGATTCGAGTCGTTCACCCCCAGGTCGGGACCGGACGAGCTCGAGCACCTCGCGGAGGACCTGCAGGAGCTACTTCGTCTTAGACGAGCTCCTGACCCCTTGCCGACGCCGCCGCTTCCGCCATCCGTACAACCCCCTTCTCTGCAGCCTGCTACTGAGAAGCAGGCACTTCCTCTATCCGCGGacccggctcccgagcaggcgcaacGACcgacgcctgcgcagccgcctccgctggcaACTACGGCCCTTGAGCCCGGGCCGCCCTCTGCGCTGCC ttcctgcagaggcgccccctctgcagccgcctgctgcagctcccgggcaggcgccccctctgcagccgcctgctgcagctcccgggcaggcgccccctctgcagccagctcctgttcctgaccgtgttccagttcctgaccgcgctccagctcctgcagaggcaccccctctgcagccgcctgctgcagctcccgggcaggcgcccccactgcagccacctgctgcagctcccgggcaggcgcccccactgcagccacctcctgttcctgaccgcgctcctgttcccgaccgcgctcctgtccctgcagaggcgctcccactgcagccacctgctgcagctcccgggcaggcgcccccactgcagtcacctgcagctcctgtcagcgctccagttcctgaccgcgctgcagcagctcccgaggcgccccctgtgacagtttctccctcgccccggcgaactcgaccccaacctggggtcatgtctgtgtcccgtaaagggaggggacacagacgcagggctggggtcccgcccgccctgccccctggctcgccctgcctcgcctgcgctggggctcggttggcgcctgcgggtcctggccctccgggtcggctgtcgcctgcgggtccctctccggtgcctcgtcgccctgcctcgctcccctctccgggtcctggtcggtcgcctgggggttctccgacggcggctcctcggtcgcctgcggggcccctacctccggccctcccccggacgtcgccgcctgctgcggctccc